The genome window aaaagtcatatgtttaattaaatttaaaatacctAAGTttctatttatagtttctattaaagggtTTCCTCTATCGCTCTTTGTATTACTAACATTTATTATTTTACCTCTTCTGACTACTACATCTGGAGGTCTTCTCAGCATATTCCCATACcattttaaatgattttatctCATCTTATTCTCTTTCGAAGCGATACCtagttattcatgaataaaagtatttcttttcctatttttCTTAGTAACTCTATACATCCATCTCAATGTTTTCATCTGCACAAACATTTTTTATATGTCTTTTCTTAAATGCCCAATACTTAAATCCATAAAGTAATGCTGGTCTCacaattgtcttataaaatttttgtttttaattttaaagGTATCTGATGATCACACGACTCCTGATGTATTTCGCCATTTTAACCATTTTgtttttactttatgaataatatgTTTATCGGTCTCCCTATTTTGTTTAATAATTGAATACTAAAAGCTTTTACTTAATGAGACTTCTTGTtcatccaatttaactatattcttttgtttatttctagaatcacaaaaattacattttatatatttagttttagttcttattttaaaatctttAGTTTTTAAGGCTTGCCTCAATAGCTCAAGTTTATCATGTAAACGATTAGTAAAGATGTCTATCATGTAAGGGACTAGTAAATTCATTTATTATTTATGTAAAAATATAGTGACTTAATATGAATTATTAgtgtaatcctatgctaatatGAAACTCATTAGACACTCTTTATAGTTCTAACACTAATagctacattatcatacatatctttaataacatcaatataattagtggatacattTTTTATAGAAATCACCATATAAATCTTTAGGTACTTTATCATAGactttctctaagtcaataaaaactatatgcaaattttttttctctttgtacattttcattaattatcttaataaataaatagtttctATGGTTCATCTTCCAAGCATGAAACCAAATTTATTTTCGAAGATATTTGTTTCAACCTTTATCCTACTTTCGAAGTTTCAGTAactcttttttaaaattttgtagtatgacttatgatttaattaatctataatttgaatatttttttatgtcaccattatttttgtaaattggcactaaaaaaattctttctttattCATCAGGATCGTTTTGAATCTCATGGTTTTGTTAGATAAGTTAGTTAATCAAGTTACTTCCTTATCCTATAAACTTTTCATACCTTGATAGGGATATCATTAAGCCCCACACTTTTAgctatttttatcttctttaatgCGTCTGTTGCTTCAGTAGTTTTaattttacaaataaatatatgattattaaatttACCACTATTATTTATTGTTAAATCTAAGTCTTGtgtggaatattcattaaataatttataaaaataattttttatatttcctTAATCTCATTTTCATTAACTAGTATTCTTTGATTTTCGTCTTTAATACATCTAAAATAACTTAAAtccttatatttttcttttcatagTGTTAGCAATTCGATATATTTTTTTTCGCATCTGtagtacctaatttattataaaaattatcataagttttattTCTTGTAATACCAACAATGTTTTTAGCCTTTTTGAtagattttttatatcttttaaaaattttctcatttttataattttgttaatttttaaatcatgatttgtttagtaaaaaatattttttaaacttcctTCAACTACCACCAATGCTCTCTTAAGGTTGTACCTGTACTTTTAGTTTCACcaagaattttttttgttaaGCTTCTAGTCTTATTAGCCGTagttcaaataatattaatattatcttcaTTTAAGTTCTAAGTCGTCTATCTATTTATCTTATTCTTAAAAGTGTttatattatcatctttaaaatttcacCATCTAGACTAAGCAGTTGTTttactatttttttcttcttccattttTTATAGTAAATATCTAATACCATTAACATATGTTGATTCGTCAAATTTTCGCTAGGTAAAACTTtacaattcttacaaataactttatctatctttctagtgagaaaaaaatCTATTTAATTATAGTTGTGACCACTCTTGTAAgtaatgaaatgtttatctctctttttaaagtgagtatttacaattataagatcataTGAAGTTACAAAATCCAAAATCATACCAGCATCTTAATTTCTCTCCCCATAATCAAATTTCCCATGTACTTCTTTATATTCATCATATGTTTTCCCTATATGACCATTTAAATTTTCTTCAATTATAAGTTTTTCGATTATAAGCATTCATTGAATGATATCATATAAGCTTTCCCAAGATTATTTTTTAGTTTCATCATCCAATTCGACTTGTGGGGCATAAACACTAATGACATTCAAAACATCTTATCTTTTCAtaaattttagaactataattCTATTTTCAAATCTTTTTGCATCTACAACATTATTATTAAGATCCTTATCAACAACAATTCTACACCATTTCTGTGTTTAACTTTTTCAATGCACTAAATTTTAAATCTTGTACTATCAATCTCTCTAGATTTTTTTCCTATTCACTTAGTCTTTTGtaagtaaataatatttattcttcttttgatCATAGTGTCTATCAATTTTAATCCTTTCCTTGAAGGTGTTATTATATTCCAAGTTCCTAACTTAACTCGTTAATCTTGGACTAACTTCTTTATTCTCATTGGTCCAAAGTAAACTGAGAGAACTCTTGCCTAGTTGTCACCACATCCGAGTTCTGATATTTGGGCGGCACCATTTGCAATTCCGAACACCTAGGCGATGAAGGTTCCTCGCGTCACTTGTGTGACAACCTAACTTTATATTGAAATCAGTTAAGATCCATGATCATGAGATCTGACATAGTTTTACGTTGCTTATTAGTGACCCAATGGAACCTTCCACCTTCATCCAGGCTTGGGActgacattgacagtgttgaTGAAAAATATTTGTTATATGATTAAAAATGACCAGCTTTCCGCTTGCATGATCTATGCTTCTACACAAGTAGTAATTGCTAGTTCAATATTGTTTCTTCTGTAGTTTTCATTGTTTTGTTTGCCTTTTTAGGTGATTTTTTCTGCACAAGAGTGCAATGAAAAATATTGTTAAAATTGTTGCAATTATTTTTTCTGTAGGAGTCGTTTGATCCAATTATTGAGGCTACAACAGGACGAGATCTTATTCCCTCCATGGTTTATGGGTATGATATTTAACTGTTTTGTTCTAATTCtgttttcttaatttcttctCCCTGCTAAATTTTATTGATTTCTATCTGATAGGAGAACAGTGAGAGACCAGGATTTTGGAGGAATGTTCTGCGCCGTTTTAACTGTTGGGTAAGTGTCATTTCTCTAATCTGTAATATTATAACTTTATGTTAACTAATCTGTAATATTATAGCTAATATTATAACTTACCTGAGTCATTTCTGGAGGAATGGTCTTTGTTAACTAATCTGTAATGTTATAACTTTATGTTAATTGGTGCAGGTCATCTGTTGTGTCAGCAGGAATTTTACGTGTTTTGGGAAGTGAGATTGCAGAACTACCGTTGGTTGCAACAAGCAGGGAACACCAAGGACAGGTGAGTGGATGCCACTTAAGTGCCTTTCTGTTATCTGAAAGCCTTGTAACTTGTATCTTTGATAATTTTTAACCACTAACTTGGGGCAGTGAATCCTATCTTGGATTGGAATAAATTCAAATGCTGATACTATTTTCAATTTTGAGGGGTGCTTATTGTGAGATCAGTTGTTTCAGTTAGTTGATTATGCTGCTGTTTATATTTGTGCTAATAGGTATTGTTGGTTTGCCAGGAACCAAGTACAACGTCCAGCTAATTTTTTCCGTATAGGCATTGAGGCATCTAGTGTTCTAGGATCCTGTTTCAGAAATCTACTGTTGTAGAACTACTCGAAGAAACATAAGTTTTTGGACATTTTTATAGGTGATCATTAGGGTACCAAATGCATATATTATGTGAGTGAAAGATGAACTATAAGAGAGCCACGGGGAAGGAGCTTGATGCACTATGCTTTATGCTCTAATCTAATCTTTAGGGTTAATATACATTTAGTAGCAATATGATGTGATAAACAACCAAAAAAGATTTTACTTTCTAATGTATTTAAAAACACTTCTAAATTAGCTGGTACAatgtatttttaacttaaaaacactttcaGGTACAATGTATTTAACTACTAAATACACAAATAAAAACTGATAATAAGCTAATAAAGACCTTTACAGTGTAGCAGAAGAAAGATGGGAACAACTTAAAAGTGCCAACTAGAACTTAATTTCTTATTCTGAATCTAGAAGCATCAATTTGCTTTTGCAGCATCATGCTCCATATCTTCTTTGTTGGAAAGTTTTAATTGATTGACCTATAACATTCTCTATCTGGTGTACTTCAACCTCATTCAAGTAATCATTTTCCAAGTTTCTCATTTTTCACATTCGACATTGAACTTGTTATATCCCTCACAACATTTATTAGAAGGaagatgaaaattttgaagttttgaagtgaatttcaagttataaagaaACTGATAGCAGGCAAATGTTCCTCCCCGGGAATACAAAGTGTGAGAGATGAGAATGATGGTGGGAAAGAGATAGAAGTTACACATAGGAAGAAAACAGAAGATAATGAGGCGTTTTACTCTATGATTTATTATCTACTTAACTGACCTTTTCCAGTTCCAACTAGTTGCCATTCCTACCTAACTGGGACTTCTCAAAGAACATTTGCCTGACAACCTAAGGGCACATTCAAGTATGTTGAACTGACTCTATAAACATTAGACAGAAATCTGTATCATGATACCTGAAAATCTTAAAATAATTGGATAAAAATAATTGTACAAACACAGAAATTCTTTgtagtaaaaaaataattgtaGAAACACAAATACTTTGTAGTCAATTAATTGTAAAATCCTAATTTAGAATACACCTAGTTGTAATTTGACTGAAACTTAACAAGAGAAATACTTTGTAATTAAATATCACTACAAACACAGTATGTTTTAATTGTATCCAAAATTGTATGGAATTAGCTCCCAGTTTTTTGTTAGTTTTTTGGGTCCTTCATCGGGTAGCACTTCTGTCATTGTAAATATGATACCAATGCCATGGGTCCAATTGTTATGATTTGGATTGTGTTACATGGTGTATCATGAGGCTTGCTTGTTTTGCATGGAACTTTTTGTAGCATACAAGATTTCAAGGGCATGGAAAAAGAATCTTCCCttgctttttttttatatatgcaaACTTCTGAGGTCCTATGGTGCTCTTTACATGCCTTTAGAAACATTGAAATCTGACTAATTTATGTTCATCATGTAGGGTTACTTCCAGTCACTTTTTTCGTGCATTGAGAGACTGCTGGGATCTCTGAATGTGAAGCATTTTCTGCTCCCTGCAGCAGACGAGGCTGAATCCATTTGGACCAAAAAATTTGGGTTTACAAAAATAACCTTGGACCAGGTAGGTGATCGATCTCTGGTAGTAGCATGTGGAGATTTTTGGAAATAAATAACCTGTAGATGTTGATTTGCCCTGCAGCTGCATCAGTTTTTAAATGGTGCTCGAACAACAGTCTTCGAAGGGACATCTATGCTTCACAAGTCAATTCCAGCTATCCCGGTTTCCTCACAGGTGGAGCCAGCAGTGAACTGAAGGCAGTGCTGAAGCATGCAGGCTATTTTTTGTTTGGTCATGCTGGAAAAGCCGTGGCTTTCTGCACTgtcttttcatatttttatgtACATACACAGGGTCTCCTATGTACAGGAAGGGCCACCCTTGAGCAAATTTTGAGCTGGAGCAATCTTCGTATGCAAGTTCAATAGGAACCATAGGATTCCTTGAAAGGAGTAGTGAAATTTACTGCACATACGTAGAGGAAGATGATATTGAAGTGTTCCGGCATATCTTATTCTGAgtaatgtttctttcttttttttttccatctctctcttcctctctttcctTCCCCTCAAGTCCTAGATTCATGTACTGTAATTGTGAGAATGTAAATTCCCAAGGGCTTTGTTATTACCACTCAGGAGAACATTTCCCACTCACAATCTGGTTTTCCATTCAAGGTGGTGAGATGGGTACGTGACTCCCCTGTCATCTGGAACGGAAATTCTATTTGGGAGTCCTGCACAGGGTGACCTTCACGGATTGCGTGTGATGGAAACATGCTGCTTACCTGGTGTTTCGTGGTCTTCATGTTGACCTTCGACCTTAAACCAATGTTTGGGTCATGCCGGCTTTCAGATTACTTTTTCTTCGCTGTTTGATCATTCAGATTCACTGGATTGACATGTACGCGACATATGTGACGTCCGTGAAGCATTGATCGAATTGTTTAGATGATGGAATTAAATTGACGCTCGAGTGAATGTTGAAAAATAAGCTTAATGTGAGATGATGGGCCACCTGCAATTTCTTGGTTCCATCGGCCGGCATAAGCAGACAACCACAGGTCCTCAGGGCCACCTGCAACGGTTTTAACGCCCAGCTCATGTCTTCTTGTTCGATCCAAAATTCCAAATACAAACACCGGAAACATGGAGAAGACTTCTCGATAGCTAAACGTCCGCTTGTCACCAACAACAACGATGGACGCGCCTACGCCGGTCGAGCACTTGAAGCACGAGGAGGAGGATACCCGGAGCGGCTTCTGCCCTCGTTCAGGCATCTTTCGCTCCCTCCACCGCCTCGCCCCCCGCCATCGCCCTCCCTCCGACCCCTCCCTCCACGCTGCCTCCTTCGTATTCTCCCTCCTCCCCTCTCATGAATCGACCCGCCCCGTCCTCCTCGACTCCACCACCGGCCGTCGCCTCACCTTCTCCGACCTCCGCCGCTCCGCCCTCTCCCTCGCCGCTGCCCTCCACCACGCCTTCGGCCTCCGCCCTGGcgacgtcgtcctcctcctctcccccaaCACCGTTCTATACCCCGTCATTGTCCTCGCCGTCCTTGCCACCGGCGCCGTCCTCTGCCCCGCCAGCCCCCTCCACACCCCCGCTGAGGTCGCCCGCCAGGCCCTCGACGCCGGCGCCACGCTCGCCATCGCCGCTCCCGAGGAGGCCCACAAGGCCGCCGCCGCCATCGGGGTCCCCACCCTCCTCACCGAACGGGAGCCAGGGGACCCCGACGGGCCGCCGTCCGCGGAGGAGATGATGGAGTGGGGCGACCCCTTGGAGGCGCCGCCCCCCGCTCGCGGGCAGTCCGACGTGGCGGTCGTTCTGTATTCTTCGGGTACGACGGGAGCGCCCAAGGGGGTGATGTTGACCCACGGGAACCTTATCGCGATAGTGTCGCTGCTGCGGTGGTCGGCGGAGGTGAGCGGGTCGGAGGGTGACGTCTACCTGGCTTTCGTTCCGATGTCCCACGTGTACGGCATGGCGTTCTTCGCTCTGGGGCTGCCTGCGGCGGGGGCCACCACGGTGGTAATGCGGCGCTTCGAGATGGGGGCGGCGATGCAGGCGGTGGCGCGGCACGGGGTGACGAACATCCCGGCTGTGCCACCGGTGGTGGCGGCCTTGGCGAAGTTCTCCGGCGGGTGGGACCTGTCGGGTCTGCGGAGGGTGGCGACGGGCGCGGCTGCGGTAGGGGCGGAGGCGGCGAGCGGGTTCCGGCGGCGGTACCCGTGGGTGGAGCTAAGGGAGGGGTACGGGCTGACAGAGAGCGGCGGGGCGGCGACGTTCTCGGTGGCGGCGTCGAGGCGGCCGGATGGGAGGGGAGTGGGACAGCTGCTGCCGGGCTTCGAGGCGCGGGTGGTGGCGGCGGAGGCGGGGGAGAGGGCGGTGGGGCCCGGTGGGGTCGGGGAGCTTTGGCTGAGGGGGCCCACGGTAATGAAGGGCTACCTGGGGGACGAGGCTGCCACGGCGGAGGCGTTGCCT of Musa acuminata AAA Group cultivar baxijiao chromosome BXJ1-7, Cavendish_Baxijiao_AAA, whole genome shotgun sequence contains these proteins:
- the LOC103973512 gene encoding 4-coumarate--CoA ligase-like 4, yielding MDAPTPVEHLKHEEEDTRSGFCPRSGIFRSLHRLAPRHRPPSDPSLHAASFVFSLLPSHESTRPVLLDSTTGRRLTFSDLRRSALSLAAALHHAFGLRPGDVVLLLSPNTVLYPVIVLAVLATGAVLCPASPLHTPAEVARQALDAGATLAIAAPEEAHKAAAAIGVPTLLTEREPGDPDGPPSAEEMMEWGDPLEAPPPARGQSDVAVVLYSSGTTGAPKGVMLTHGNLIAIVSLLRWSAEVSGSEGDVYLAFVPMSHVYGMAFFALGLPAAGATTVVMRRFEMGAAMQAVARHGVTNIPAVPPVVAALAKFSGGWDLSGLRRVATGAAAVGAEAASGFRRRYPWVELREGYGLTESGGAATFSVAASRRPDGRGVGQLLPGFEARVVAAEAGERAVGPGGVGELWLRGPTVMKGYLGDEAATAEALPGGGWLRTGDLVRFDEDGFLFVVDRIKELIKHKGYQVTPSELEAVLLAHPHILDAAVVPLEDEEAGEVPMAYVVRSPESQLTSEEIIQFVAAQVAPYKKIRRVAFISTIPRSPAGKILRKQLMDKTHPAILPKL